A single Oryza brachyantha chromosome 8, ObraRS2, whole genome shotgun sequence DNA region contains:
- the LOC102722239 gene encoding UPF0481 protein At3g47200-like, with translation MARNMDEHEYDPHHVSIGPYHYRKGSPLAREDHKLRHVEQLLADAAGGATPGPDDFKRYLAALQLLDSRVRRCYTGEIPDMTAEELAGMMLLDGCYILVRFGHLGESTTTASRAEHTPAISVTPEEAAGAIAAPNGTMAGENGCVSTSVASETGSRRRSDRQMEDLALVRDVWFLEENQVPFLVLDEIQRLSTGGSTSAATRIAPYARELLQRKLYSTAPSPRLEPPPGNLLHLLHMHMTSTTPRADVGQDNGFAVGRWRTVTEYATAGVEFTARDLGAACWPGSILGVEQSGGTVLVPKLNADGQTLRLLRNLIALEQHNAHEVGSRVTAYCTFLTQVACTGGDVARLSKAGVVSHSMGNDGELAGHLADLCKGNVFDFDDPRCNYLLSTCQALEKRYKSRPRRWMAWLKREHFSNPWVTVALAAAAITLACGVVQAVFSVLSYKNGKN, from the coding sequence ATGGCTCGCAACATGGACGAACACGAGTACGACCCGCACCACGTGTCCATCGGGCCGTACCACTACCGCAAGGGCTCGCCGCTTGCGAGGGAGGACCACAAGCTCCGGCACGTCGAGCAACTCCTCGCCGACGCTGCCGGCGGTGCCACGCCGGGGCCAGACGATTTCAAGAGATATCTGGCGGCTCTGCAGCTGCTGGATAGCCGCGTGAGGAGGTGCTACACCGGCGAGATCCCCGACATGACGGCCGAGGAGCTCGCCGGCATGATGCTGCTCGACGGATGCTACATACTCGTGCGGTTTGGCCACCTCGGTgagtcgacgacgacggccagcCGCGCGGAACATACTCCGGCGATCTCTGTCACCCCAGAAGAGGCGGCAGGGGCCATTGCGGCGCCCAACGGCACCATGGCAGGCGAAAACGGGTGCGTGTCGACGTCGGTCGCGTCGGAGACGGGGAGTCGCCGGCGCAGTGACAGGCAGATGGAGGACTTAGCCTTGGTACGTGACGTCTGGTTCCTGGAGGAGAACCAGGTACCCTTCCTCGTCTTGGACGAGATCCAGAGGTTGTCGACGGGCGggagcacgtcggcggcgacacggATCGCGCCGTACGCCCGGGAGCTTCTACAGAGGAAGCTCTACTCGACAGCGCCTTCGCCGCGGCTGGAACCGCCGCCGGGAAACCTCCTACACCTCCTGCACATGCACATGACGTCCACGACGCCGCGCGCTGATGTCGGCCAGGATAACGGCTTCGCCGTGGGCcggtggcgcacggtgacggAGTACGCGACGGCCGGCGTGGAGTTCACGGCGAGGGACCTCGGGGCCGCATGCTGGCCGGGCAGCATCCTCGGCGTGGAGCAGTCTGGCGGCACGGTCTTGGTCCCCAAGCTCAACGCCGACGGCCAGACGCTGCGGCTGCTGCGCAACCTGATCGCGCTGGAGCAGCACAACGCGCACGAGGTCGGGAGCCGCGTGACGGCGTACTGCACGTTCCTGACGCAGGTGGCgtgcaccggcggcgacgtggcgcgGCTCTCCAAGGCCGGGGTAGTGTCGCACAGCATGGGGAAcgacggcgagctcgccggccaCCTGGCCGACCTCTGCAAGGGCAACGTGTTCGACTTCGACGACCCACGGTGCAACTACCTGCTGTCGACGTGCCAGGCGCTAGAGAAGCGGTACAAGAGCCGGCCGCGGAGGTGGATGGCATGGCTGAAGCGGGAGCACTTCAGCAACCCGTGGGTCACGgtggcgctcgccgccgcggcgatcaCCCTGGCCTGTGGCGTCGTGCAAGCGGTCTTCTCTGTTCTCAGTTACAAAAATGGCAAAAATTGA